The Desulfovibrio sp. UIB00 genome has a window encoding:
- a CDS encoding nitroreductase family protein: protein MKQIHFTVDPQKCVQCNACITDCPRHIISISDGLPWISPILEANCLECQHCLAVCPTGAVSIFGLKAENSIELSAEIIPSASQMHTLLRGRRSVRQYSTENVPTGMIDDLLATLANTPTGCNDRTLSFAVVDDHNVMQKLRIRVIESIENKIECNELMPDFLSAAVAAYRQQGVDEIFRGAPHLLVVSAAETASTPLQDISLALAYFELLAQCSGLGTTWCGFLKFAVDAAPELRPILGLNPETPFYAMLFGYPAVRYHRTVQRDNAAKIRHISL from the coding sequence ATGAAGCAGATACATTTTACAGTTGATCCACAAAAGTGCGTCCAGTGCAATGCATGCATAACTGACTGTCCTCGCCATATAATTTCCATCTCCGACGGTTTGCCGTGGATTTCGCCCATACTGGAAGCAAACTGCCTTGAATGTCAGCATTGCCTGGCCGTATGCCCGACAGGGGCAGTAAGTATTTTCGGCCTCAAGGCAGAGAACAGCATAGAACTGAGCGCAGAAATAATACCATCTGCCAGCCAGATGCACACGTTGTTGCGGGGACGGCGCAGTGTTCGCCAGTACAGTACAGAAAATGTGCCAACCGGAATGATTGATGATCTTCTCGCCACGCTGGCAAATACACCAACAGGCTGTAATGATCGCACCTTGAGTTTTGCTGTGGTGGATGATCACAACGTAATGCAAAAACTACGCATCAGGGTGATTGAATCAATTGAGAACAAAATAGAATGCAATGAGTTGATGCCAGATTTTTTATCAGCGGCTGTGGCAGCATATCGGCAACAGGGAGTAGATGAAATATTTAGGGGTGCGCCGCACTTGCTTGTTGTCTCTGCGGCAGAGACCGCAAGTACACCTCTGCAAGATATTTCTCTGGCTCTGGCATATTTTGAATTGCTCGCCCAATGCAGCGGATTGGGTACAACATGGTGCGGATTCCTGAAATTTGCAGTTGATGCAGCTCCAGAATTGCGTCCCATTCTCGGTCTGAATCCTGAAACACCTTTTTATGCAATGCTTTTTGGGTATCCGGCTGTTCGCTACCACCGCACGGTGCAACGCGACAATGCCGCGAAAATCAGGCACATTTCCTTGTAG
- a CDS encoding HipA domain-containing protein, with translation MITRVAYVHMHLGGSFVVAGRLRYVQDGRFSQCFFEYSNRYLERPDAVAVDPVALPLQREHTYEGPLGGALFNGLRDACPDDWGRHVLDIAAESSGSHLGEFDYMLYAGPDRIGALGFSSAPDAAPFTDTPPWARNLPGAELDLQGMLLATDTVEQADELNPQYRRFFVRGSSIGGARPKASLEQDGKFWIAKFSKEREAWPTCRIEHANMLLAEKCGINVPETNRITVLDNRDILLVERFDRQIQNGALHRLPFVSAMTLIGAAGPEARAAYTDIVTAMRRDFYSAEATRNDIRELYRRMVFNVFCNNSDDHLRNHGFLYPDGQDDQPGWRLSPVYDVVPQPVMDDAPRALHLSVGPDGRRATEGNVLAAARHFGLAPGEAQMIVEEVRGTIRQNWETLHLSAGVPQRNLAEVRNCYALALLPDTATP, from the coding sequence ATGATAACCCGCGTGGCGTATGTGCATATGCACCTTGGGGGCAGCTTTGTTGTTGCCGGACGCCTGCGCTATGTTCAGGATGGTCGTTTTAGCCAGTGCTTCTTTGAGTATTCCAACCGTTATCTGGAGCGGCCTGACGCGGTGGCTGTTGACCCTGTCGCCTTGCCCCTGCAGCGGGAACACACCTACGAGGGGCCGCTGGGCGGCGCGCTATTTAACGGTCTGCGCGATGCCTGCCCTGACGACTGGGGCCGTCACGTTCTTGATATCGCCGCCGAATCCTCCGGCTCCCACCTTGGCGAATTTGACTACATGCTCTATGCCGGGCCAGACAGAATCGGCGCGCTTGGTTTCAGCAGTGCGCCCGATGCCGCCCCCTTTACGGATACGCCGCCCTGGGCGCGGAACCTCCCCGGCGCGGAGCTCGACCTTCAGGGCATGCTCCTTGCCACGGATACGGTGGAACAGGCAGACGAACTCAATCCACAGTACCGACGCTTTTTTGTGCGCGGCTCCTCCATTGGCGGCGCAAGACCCAAGGCCTCGCTTGAGCAGGATGGCAAATTCTGGATTGCAAAATTCAGCAAGGAGCGCGAAGCCTGGCCCACCTGCCGCATAGAGCATGCAAACATGCTCCTTGCGGAAAAGTGCGGTATCAACGTGCCGGAAACGAATCGGATTACGGTTCTGGACAACCGCGATATCCTTCTGGTTGAGCGTTTTGACCGCCAAATTCAAAACGGCGCCCTGCACCGCCTGCCCTTTGTTTCAGCCATGACGCTCATAGGCGCAGCCGGGCCGGAGGCTCGCGCCGCGTATACCGACATTGTAACAGCTATGCGGCGGGATTTTTACAGCGCCGAGGCCACGCGCAACGATATCCGCGAGCTGTATCGGCGCATGGTTTTCAACGTATTCTGCAATAATTCCGACGATCACCTACGAAACCACGGTTTTTTGTATCCAGATGGACAGGACGACCAGCCAGGCTGGCGACTCTCCCCGGTGTATGATGTTGTGCCGCAGCCCGTCATGGACGATGCCCCACGGGCCTTACACCTGAGCGTGGGGCCGGATGGCAGGCGCGCAACCGAAGGCAATGTGCTGGCTGCGGCCCGGCACTTTGGCCTTGCTCCTGGGGAAGCGCAGATGATTGTTGAAGAAGTAAGGGGCACGATCAGGCAGAACTGGGAAACCCTGCACCTGAGCGCGGGGGTGCCGCAGCGCAACCTTGCAGAAGTGCGCAACTGCTACGCCCTCGCCCTGCTGCCGGATACAGCAACGCCATAA
- a CDS encoding YafY family protein: protein MKIDRLLSIVMILLEKKKVSASELAQTFEVSVRTIYRDVDVINQAGLPVVTYPGAKGGIGILESYKAEKRFFTSQDVTMILMGLGSIRTSYSSAEVAGAIAKIKGLVPETERKAIELQAGQVSIDLTPWGNNHAGMAALVKIQQALKDNRLLVFEYNDRKGQRSARRVEPYKLILKRRSWYLGGYCLMRDGMRLFKVSRMVETKLCKESFSPRTVTTEDFIVCNFDDAECMDGIIRISARARETIVELFGDDALEQESENTWLACIPLTDNDQGHSFVASLGCDAEVLAPECIRESMKEYFRKAMSVYC from the coding sequence GTGAAAATTGACCGCCTTTTGTCCATTGTGATGATTTTGCTGGAAAAGAAAAAAGTAAGCGCCTCAGAACTTGCCCAGACGTTTGAAGTATCTGTGCGAACCATTTATCGCGATGTTGATGTAATAAATCAGGCGGGTTTGCCCGTAGTCACGTACCCCGGTGCAAAGGGGGGCATCGGCATTCTTGAAAGCTACAAGGCGGAAAAGCGTTTCTTCACGTCGCAGGATGTGACCATGATCCTGATGGGGCTGGGCAGTATTCGCACGTCTTATTCAAGCGCCGAGGTGGCAGGAGCAATTGCAAAAATCAAAGGGCTTGTTCCTGAGACAGAGCGCAAGGCAATTGAATTGCAGGCAGGGCAGGTATCAATTGATTTGACTCCTTGGGGCAACAATCATGCCGGTATGGCAGCGCTCGTGAAAATTCAGCAGGCCCTGAAAGATAACAGGCTATTGGTGTTTGAGTATAATGACCGTAAAGGGCAGCGGAGCGCCCGCCGTGTAGAACCATACAAACTGATTCTTAAACGAAGGAGCTGGTATCTTGGGGGATATTGCCTGATGCGTGATGGCATGCGCCTTTTTAAAGTTTCACGCATGGTTGAAACGAAACTGTGCAAGGAATCGTTCTCTCCCCGCACAGTTACTACAGAAGATTTTATTGTTTGTAATTTTGACGATGCAGAATGCATGGATGGAATAATACGTATATCTGCAAGGGCCAGAGAGACAATTGTGGAACTGTTTGGCGATGATGCGCTTGAGCAGGAGAGTGAAAATACCTGGCTGGCCTGTATTCCATTAACTGACAATGATCAGGGGCACAGTTTTGTTGCCAGCCTTGGCTGCGATGCAGAAGTGCTCGCCCCTGAATGCATCAGGGAAAGCATGAAAGAATATTTCAGAAAAGCCATGAGCGTCTATTGTTAA
- the catA gene encoding type A chloramphenicol O-acetyltransferase, which translates to MSFNVIDLDTWKRKSYYQHYVHTVRCTYSITVNIEIDSLVKELKLRGIKAYPAQVYILSRAVNNFQEFRMAINTHGELGYWESTSPSYTILNKNTETFSSIFTPFDSDFSKFYDKCIHDMEKYGNADTLFPQNNMPENLFTISSFPWQSFTGFNLNVYGEGTYLPPIFTIGRYLEQNGKTHMPLSIQVHHAVCDGYHAGKFIDAVQGLAQNFSDWL; encoded by the coding sequence ATGTCATTTAATGTAATCGATTTGGACACCTGGAAAAGAAAATCTTATTATCAGCATTACGTTCATACTGTTCGCTGTACTTACAGCATCACAGTAAATATAGAAATTGATTCACTTGTAAAAGAATTGAAACTTCGTGGAATTAAGGCATACCCTGCACAAGTATACATACTTTCGCGCGCAGTTAATAATTTTCAAGAATTCAGGATGGCTATAAATACTCATGGCGAACTTGGCTACTGGGAATCAACAAGCCCGAGTTACACGATTTTAAACAAAAACACTGAAACTTTCAGCAGCATATTCACGCCATTTGATAGTGATTTCAGCAAATTTTATGACAAATGCATTCACGACATGGAAAAATATGGCAACGCTGATACGCTTTTTCCTCAAAACAACATGCCTGAAAACTTGTTCACAATTTCATCCTTTCCCTGGCAGAGCTTCACCGGCTTCAATCTGAATGTTTACGGCGAGGGGACATACCTCCCTCCCATTTTTACTATTGGACGTTATCTGGAACAAAACGGAAAGACACACATGCCGCTTTCCATTCAAGTGCATCACGCAGTGTGCGACGGCTATCATGCGGGAAAATTCATAGATGCCGTTCAAGGCCTGGCCCAGAACTTCAGCGATTGGCTGTGA
- a CDS encoding LemA family protein: MSTGILIATGAAVVVFAVIVALYNALVRGKNMVDEAWSSIDVQLKRRHDLVPNLVSTVRQYASHEKSLFEEVSAARARSLSVQGDVAAQAKAENLLSGALGKLFAIAEAYPELKASENYRQLQQSLATLEDEIQMARRYYNGAAREQNDRVRQFPGNLVAGFFHFAPVAYFELDSPAERAVPDVGAQ; this comes from the coding sequence ATGAGCACCGGCATCTTGATCGCCACAGGGGCCGCTGTGGTTGTGTTTGCGGTCATTGTAGCCCTTTACAATGCCCTGGTGCGCGGCAAAAACATGGTGGACGAAGCATGGAGCAGCATTGATGTGCAGCTCAAGCGGCGGCACGATCTGGTGCCCAATCTGGTCAGCACCGTCAGGCAATACGCCAGCCACGAAAAGAGCCTGTTTGAAGAAGTGAGCGCGGCGCGTGCCCGCAGCCTCTCCGTACAGGGTGATGTTGCGGCCCAGGCCAAGGCGGAGAATCTGCTTTCCGGCGCGCTTGGCAAACTCTTTGCCATTGCGGAGGCATATCCGGAGCTTAAGGCCAGCGAAAACTATCGCCAGTTGCAGCAAAGCCTTGCAACGCTGGAGGACGAAATCCAGATGGCCCGTCGCTACTACAACGGCGCAGCAAGGGAACAGAACGACCGCGTCCGCCAGTTCCCGGGCAATCTGGTTGCCGGATTTTTCCACTTTGCCCCTGTGGCGTATTTTGAACTTGATTCACCAGCAGAGCGGGCGGTTCCTGATGTTGGTGCACAATAA
- a CDS encoding NADH-quinone oxidoreductase subunit M — protein MDFLSMNTLGYPILSILVFLPLAGAVIVPLLPGENSVRVWTLLVTLANAVVSMPLFTRFNPTSALYQFAEHHPWIASFNVNYTLGVDGISLLLVMMTTLIMPLCVLGSWKYIQKRVKEFMICLLVMETSMLGVFMALDLVLFYVLWEAMLIPMYLLIAVWGGPRKSYASIKFFLYTLAGSVFLLVAIVALYINQGTFSIPALMGQQYSERFQLLVFLAFFIAFAIKVPMFPFHTWLPAAHVEAPTAGSVILASVLLKMGTYGFLRFCLPITPGAAIGLLPALQWLSVAGILYGGLTALAQQDMKKLIAYSSVGHMGFVTLGIFALNQRGLEGALLQMINHGVTTGALFLCVGMVYERSHSRELSDAAGLGKFMPIYVTYLTFFSLSSLAFPGTNSFVGEFLILAGAFFNNKIVAVCAIPGAVLAAAYMLRMLQRVIWGGTNNPDQSCMYDLGWREAVTLAPLLAFVFWIGLAPEPFLRVMRPSLDHLLAQTGYHAPSALALAELIAR, from the coding sequence ATGGATTTTCTGAGCATGAACACCTTGGGGTATCCCATCCTCAGCATCCTTGTTTTTCTGCCGCTGGCAGGGGCTGTCATTGTGCCTCTGCTGCCGGGGGAAAACAGCGTGCGGGTGTGGACGCTGCTGGTCACTCTGGCAAACGCCGTTGTTTCAATGCCGCTGTTTACGCGGTTCAACCCCACATCCGCCCTGTACCAGTTTGCGGAGCACCACCCGTGGATTGCGAGCTTTAACGTCAACTACACCCTTGGTGTGGACGGTATTTCGCTGCTGCTCGTGATGATGACAACCCTCATCATGCCGCTGTGCGTGCTCGGTTCGTGGAAGTACATTCAGAAACGCGTAAAAGAATTTATGATCTGCCTGCTGGTGATGGAAACATCCATGCTTGGCGTGTTCATGGCGCTGGATCTGGTATTGTTCTACGTGCTGTGGGAAGCCATGCTTATTCCCATGTATTTGCTCATTGCCGTGTGGGGCGGGCCGCGCAAGAGCTACGCCTCCATCAAGTTCTTTCTGTACACCTTGGCAGGCTCGGTATTTCTGCTGGTGGCCATTGTGGCTCTGTACATCAATCAGGGGACGTTCAGTATCCCCGCGCTCATGGGCCAACAGTATTCCGAACGCTTCCAGCTGCTGGTGTTTCTTGCCTTTTTTATCGCTTTTGCCATCAAGGTTCCCATGTTTCCCTTCCATACATGGCTGCCTGCGGCTCATGTGGAAGCCCCGACAGCAGGCTCGGTGATTCTGGCCTCTGTGCTGCTCAAGATGGGTACATACGGATTTTTGCGCTTTTGCCTGCCCATCACGCCCGGCGCGGCTATCGGCCTGCTGCCTGCCTTGCAGTGGCTCTCGGTAGCGGGAATCCTTTACGGCGGCCTGACTGCCCTTGCGCAGCAGGACATGAAGAAGCTCATTGCCTACTCAAGCGTTGGGCACATGGGTTTTGTGACTCTGGGCATCTTTGCCCTGAACCAGCGCGGGCTTGAGGGCGCGCTGCTGCAGATGATCAACCACGGCGTCACCACAGGGGCTTTGTTCCTCTGCGTGGGCATGGTGTACGAGCGTTCGCACAGCCGCGAGCTTTCGGACGCGGCCGGGCTTGGTAAGTTCATGCCTATCTATGTGACGTATCTGACGTTTTTTTCGCTGTCGTCGCTGGCCTTTCCCGGCACAAACAGCTTTGTGGGCGAGTTTCTGATTCTTGCCGGGGCCTTTTTCAACAACAAGATCGTGGCGGTCTGCGCCATCCCCGGCGCAGTACTGGCGGCGGCCTACATGCTGCGCATGTTGCAGCGGGTGATCTGGGGCGGCACCAATAATCCCGACCAGTCGTGCATGTATGATCTTGGCTGGCGCGAGGCCGTGACTCTGGCCCCGCTGCTGGCGTTTGTTTTTTGGATTGGGCTGGCCCCGGAACCGTTTTTGCGCGTCATGAGGCCCAGCCTTGACCATCTGCTGGCGCAGACAGGCTACCATGCCCCGAGCGCACTGGCCCTTGCTGAACTTATTGCGCGTTGA
- a CDS encoding DUF2207 domain-containing protein has translation MHTPYASSCFTRRIALSVCALLLCIQAMCFAASAQERIESFASTVTIHQDGSMHVREAIVVHAEGNQIKKGIYRELPLLYSGPANYSGTVPFTVTSASIDGVPLNPTETEIRGDYIRVLMRGKEPLSTGQHRFVLEYDTSLHLRFYESNGELNWNATGVWGFPILSASCRVILPKGVTVQQTAAWAGLAGSRDSDHITIGRPQANEATFILDRSLEPDTQFTVAVAFDRQSVADPVLPLALQQQREEEALELTRQEEERAIRERGLLFEVLYDNPLLPAQCLAFCAVFLYYFLLWQRLGIDPPKGAIFPRYYPPKVAQWGKKSAAETTPQALSPLAVEFFYKSARISGRGLAATFLTLAFKGLCRISKADAKTYALELIAASNGRTEGLTAEEQTVYRELARSTGKGEKVLLHPKNEDIRSIFNAARANLKQNFKGAWRLNTWVAVLGWFLLLPLAFAASFWEVDPALLAPENSQLSLILLLLAVCLAFCAALALPLLLMRQQAKSLLVTLGLMALPLAGVTAVGLQFYFYDLGWLLLLLMIITSIVFTAVIKAPSPAARQVLDEIEGLAMYMRTAELPRMEQVGAQDEKPEDTPEVFRRLLPYALVLGLEKTWCNRFAEQLQAAALEDSGVDVALVHGHDGWSDFSNGFCSSVSASSASAESSSASGFSSGGGGAGSGSGGGGGGGL, from the coding sequence ATGCACACGCCCTATGCCAGCAGTTGTTTTACACGCCGCATTGCACTGAGCGTATGCGCCCTGCTGCTCTGCATCCAGGCCATGTGCTTTGCTGCATCCGCACAGGAACGCATAGAGAGTTTCGCCTCCACCGTCACAATCCATCAAGATGGCAGCATGCATGTTCGCGAAGCAATTGTTGTGCATGCGGAAGGCAATCAGATTAAAAAAGGCATATATCGCGAACTCCCCCTGCTCTATTCCGGCCCGGCAAACTACAGCGGTACGGTGCCTTTCACCGTTACATCCGCAAGCATTGACGGCGTGCCCCTCAACCCGACCGAAACCGAAATCAGGGGCGATTACATTCGGGTGCTCATGCGCGGCAAGGAGCCGCTCTCCACGGGGCAGCACCGCTTTGTGCTTGAATACGACACATCCCTGCACCTGCGCTTTTACGAATCCAACGGGGAACTCAACTGGAACGCCACTGGCGTATGGGGCTTCCCCATCCTCAGCGCTTCGTGCCGTGTCATTCTGCCCAAGGGCGTAACCGTGCAGCAAACCGCCGCGTGGGCCGGGCTGGCTGGCTCCAGAGATTCCGACCATATCACTATTGGCAGACCGCAAGCCAACGAAGCGACCTTTATCCTTGACAGGTCCCTTGAGCCGGACACCCAGTTTACGGTGGCTGTAGCCTTTGACAGGCAGAGCGTTGCCGACCCGGTACTTCCGCTTGCACTACAGCAGCAACGGGAAGAAGAGGCCTTGGAGCTAACCCGACAAGAAGAGGAGCGCGCCATCAGGGAGCGGGGGCTGCTCTTTGAAGTACTGTACGATAATCCCCTGCTGCCTGCGCAGTGCCTGGCTTTTTGCGCTGTGTTTCTTTATTATTTTCTGCTTTGGCAGCGCCTCGGTATTGACCCGCCCAAGGGTGCCATCTTCCCCCGCTATTACCCGCCCAAGGTCGCTCAATGGGGCAAAAAATCTGCTGCTGAGACTACGCCGCAAGCGCTTTCGCCGCTGGCGGTGGAGTTCTTCTACAAGTCGGCCCGCATCTCTGGCCGGGGGCTTGCCGCCACATTTCTGACTCTGGCATTCAAGGGCTTGTGCCGCATCAGTAAGGCAGACGCCAAAACCTACGCGCTGGAACTGATAGCAGCATCAAACGGGCGCACAGAGGGGCTTACCGCAGAAGAACAGACCGTGTACCGCGAGCTTGCGCGCAGTACGGGTAAGGGTGAAAAAGTCTTGCTGCACCCCAAGAATGAAGATATCCGCAGTATTTTCAACGCAGCCAGGGCAAACCTGAAGCAAAACTTTAAGGGAGCATGGCGGCTGAACACCTGGGTTGCGGTGCTTGGCTGGTTTTTGTTGCTGCCGCTGGCCTTTGCGGCGAGCTTTTGGGAAGTTGATCCTGCATTGCTTGCCCCGGAGAACTCGCAACTGTCGCTGATTCTGCTGTTGCTCGCGGTTTGCCTGGCCTTTTGCGCAGCGCTGGCGCTCCCCCTGCTGCTGATGCGGCAGCAGGCAAAATCCCTGCTGGTAACTCTGGGCCTTATGGCTTTGCCACTGGCCGGGGTAACTGCGGTTGGTCTTCAGTTTTATTTTTACGATCTTGGGTGGCTGCTTCTTCTGCTCATGATTATCACGTCCATTGTCTTCACAGCCGTCATCAAGGCTCCCAGCCCCGCAGCGCGCCAGGTATTGGACGAAATTGAAGGCCTTGCCATGTACATGCGAACCGCAGAGCTGCCACGCATGGAGCAGGTAGGCGCCCAGGACGAAAAGCCCGAAGACACGCCCGAGGTTTTCCGCCGTCTGCTGCCCTATGCGCTGGTGTTGGGGCTGGAAAAAACGTGGTGCAACAGGTTTGCCGAACAGCTTCAGGCAGCAGCGCTTGAAGACTCCGGCGTTGATGTCGCCCTTGTGCACGGGCATGACGGCTGGAGCGACTTTTCCAATGGTTTTTGCAGCTCCGTGAGCGCCTCCTCCGCGTCTGCCGAATCCTCATCCGCCAGCGGTTTCAGCTCCGGCGGGGGCGGCGCAGGCAGCGGCTCTGGCGGGGGTGGAGGCGGCGGCCTGTGA
- a CDS encoding NADH-quinone oxidoreductase subunit N, with product MNAHLFAPELVLLAGCLLAFCMTLTEARTQTLRLLVLCVGVAFAATSVLCLFAKGTLFYGAYRVDLFSQLVKCVMSIGFTLMLLFGADTKGISVRMRPEYYFFLLTSLLGLTLLSSSVELITLFIALELSSYSLYLLVPMRTPSDSMRAPMEAAIKYLLFGVTASGIMLFGMSWIFGIAGSTYLDQILPAMRTAGSHAAPLVGLLMLFCGMFFKLAVFPFHFWAPDVYQGASNDTTAFIASIPKIVAVAVLARFCAMAYPGEGHVALLLTGLSIASMCYGNLTALVQTDVKRMLGFSGIAHAGYILMGMATLQGWGIATALYYATGYLFMMLAAFLVLCVVSPDGRNLSIKDLNGLSRRSPMLAFVLGVSMFALAGIPPFVGFMGKFMLLTGAWRAGHTALVIIAAINTAIGIYYYLQVVRAVYTEAAQHDAEPIVPYVGARMAGICLVGLVLALGIAPESMLQLAKEAVQAAW from the coding sequence ATGAACGCACATCTTTTTGCACCGGAACTGGTTCTTCTTGCGGGGTGTCTGCTGGCATTTTGCATGACTCTGACGGAAGCCCGGACGCAAACCCTGCGCCTGCTGGTTCTTTGCGTTGGGGTTGCCTTTGCCGCCACCTCTGTTCTTTGTCTTTTTGCCAAGGGAACCCTGTTTTACGGAGCCTACAGGGTAGACCTGTTTTCGCAGCTGGTAAAATGCGTGATGTCCATCGGTTTTACCCTGATGCTGCTTTTTGGGGCGGACACCAAGGGTATTTCCGTGCGCATGCGCCCGGAATATTATTTCTTTCTGCTCACAAGCCTGCTGGGCCTGACCCTGCTTTCAAGCAGTGTGGAGCTGATCACCCTGTTCATCGCCCTTGAGCTGTCCTCGTATTCGCTCTATCTGCTGGTGCCCATGCGCACACCATCGGACAGCATGCGCGCGCCCATGGAAGCGGCCATCAAGTATCTGCTCTTTGGGGTGACGGCGTCTGGCATCATGCTTTTTGGCATGAGCTGGATTTTTGGCATCGCGGGCAGCACCTACCTCGACCAGATATTGCCAGCCATGAGGACAGCCGGTTCACACGCCGCCCCTCTGGTGGGGCTGCTGATGCTCTTTTGCGGCATGTTTTTCAAGCTGGCGGTGTTTCCCTTCCACTTCTGGGCGCCGGACGTGTACCAGGGCGCATCCAACGACACCACGGCCTTTATCGCCTCCATACCCAAGATTGTGGCCGTGGCCGTGCTGGCGCGGTTCTGCGCCATGGCATATCCCGGCGAGGGGCACGTGGCGCTGCTGCTGACCGGGCTTTCCATCGCGTCCATGTGCTACGGCAACCTCACGGCGCTGGTGCAGACTGACGTCAAGCGCATGCTTGGCTTTTCGGGCATAGCGCATGCCGGGTACATCCTCATGGGTATGGCGACCCTGCAAGGCTGGGGCATTGCCACGGCGCTCTATTATGCCACCGGCTATCTGTTTATGATGCTGGCGGCATTTCTGGTGCTGTGCGTGGTTTCGCCCGATGGGCGGAATCTGAGCATCAAGGATCTGAACGGCCTTTCGCGGCGCTCGCCCATGTTGGCCTTTGTGCTCGGCGTGAGCATGTTTGCACTGGCGGGCATTCCGCCCTTTGTGGGCTTTATGGGCAAGTTCATGTTGCTGACGGGCGCGTGGCGGGCTGGGCATACGGCCCTGGTTATCATTGCCGCCATCAACACAGCCATTGGCATCTACTATTATTTGCAGGTGGTGCGCGCCGTGTATACCGAAGCCGCGCAGCATGATGCGGAACCCATTGTGCCGTATGTTGGCGCGCGTATGGCGGGCATATGCCTTGTGGGGCTTGTTCTGGCCCTTGGCATCGCGCCTGAAAGCATGCTCCAGCTGGCCAAGGAAGCGGTGCAAGCCGCATGGTAG
- a CDS encoding helix-turn-helix transcriptional regulator yields the protein MSKSSASIDALPPRVLAKIEDLGRRIKLARKRRGLTLNEMARLMMISVGSLRRLESGTPGTSLGALATALLTLGLENDLDNVAAMETDMIGLAHERRRLESNTDDKNKISYDF from the coding sequence ATGAGCAAATCATCGGCTTCCATAGATGCGCTGCCCCCCAGAGTTCTGGCAAAAATTGAAGACCTGGGGCGCAGAATAAAACTGGCGCGAAAACGGCGGGGTCTGACCCTGAACGAAATGGCCAGACTCATGATGATTTCGGTTGGCTCGCTCAGAAGGCTCGAAAGCGGCACGCCAGGCACGAGCCTAGGGGCGCTCGCGACGGCCCTGCTCACCCTCGGGCTTGAAAACGACCTGGACAACGTGGCCGCCATGGAAACGGACATGATCGGCCTTGCCCACGAACGCAGGCGGCTTGAAAGCAACACGGACGACAAGAACAAAATTTCCTACGATTTTTAA
- a CDS encoding ketosteroid isomerase family protein produces MNVNMPEAVKIFMETMNTVETEKLDSCLASKAVLLDPADNNDIRGINAIKAFVADSKEKFDLCTTVIDAISTAESTKVITLTKGNFPGSPQKFSYEFIVKHGLIQSINILPA; encoded by the coding sequence ATGAACGTAAATATGCCAGAAGCTGTGAAAATATTTATGGAAACAATGAACACTGTCGAAACTGAAAAACTGGATAGTTGCCTTGCCAGCAAGGCTGTGCTGCTTGACCCGGCCGATAACAATGACATCCGCGGAATAAATGCCATCAAGGCTTTTGTTGCAGATTCAAAAGAAAAATTTGATCTTTGCACAACTGTTATTGATGCAATTTCTACCGCTGAGAGCACAAAAGTCATAACGTTGACAAAAGGCAATTTTCCAGGGAGCCCGCAAAAATTTTCTTATGAATTCATTGTCAAACACGGATTGATACAAAGTATCAACATCCTGCCAGCATAG